The genomic stretch CAGGTCGTCCGACCCGAACGCGTCGGGCAGCACCTCGCTCATCGGGCGCACGCCGCGCACGGTCTCGAGCAGCATGCCGGGGCCGCCGTTCTCCCAGAGGATCTGGCGGCAGCGACCGCAGGGCATCAGCGCCTCGCCGTGCTGGTCGACGCACGCGACCGCGACCAGCCGGCCGCCGCCGGTCGAGTGCAGGGCGGACACCAGGCCGCACTCGGCGCACAGGCCCACCCCGTAGGCGGCGTTCTCGACGTTGCAGCCCACGACGACCCGGCCGTCGTCGACCAGTCCGGCCGCACCGACCTTGAAGTGCGAGTACGGCGCGTAGGCCCGGGCCATCACGTCGGTCGCGGCCTTGCGCAGGGCAGCCCAGTCGACGTCCGGCGGGTCAGCCACCTTGGCCTCGCCGGTAGGGCAACCCGTCCGCGGCGGGCATGCGTAGTCGTTGCGAGGCGAAGGCGAGGACGAGCAACG from Actinomycetes bacterium encodes the following:
- a CDS encoding cytidine deaminase; the protein is MADPPDVDWAALRKAATDVMARAYAPYSHFKVGAAGLVDDGRVVVGCNVENAAYGVGLCAECGLVSALHSTGGGRLVAVACVDQHGEALMPCGRCRQILWENGGPGMLLETVRGVRPMSEVLPDAFGSDDLVERAE